The following are from one region of the Lacinutrix sp. Bg11-31 genome:
- a CDS encoding SDR family NAD(P)-dependent oxidoreductase gives MKNIVIIGGSKGIGNAIVNNLIGDNKVFNISRTEPEIKHKNLTHYSCDVLSDELPEIEAIDTLIYCPGSINLKPISRLKLENFREDFEINVIGAVKAIQKYLPLLKNGNAPSILLFSTVAAKLGMPYHASVAAAKSAVEGLTKSLGAELAPTIRVNAIAPTVTNTDLAAKLLRNEKMIENITERHPLKKFLNPEEVATMAEFLTSEKAASISGQIFQMDCGIVSFKI, from the coding sequence ATGAAAAACATAGTAATAATAGGCGGAAGTAAAGGTATTGGAAACGCAATAGTTAACAATCTAATTGGAGACAATAAAGTATTTAATATTAGTAGAACTGAACCAGAAATAAAACATAAAAACTTAACGCATTACAGCTGTGATGTTTTAAGTGATGAACTTCCAGAAATAGAAGCAATAGATACTTTAATCTACTGTCCAGGAAGTATTAATTTAAAGCCAATTTCTAGATTAAAACTCGAAAATTTTAGAGAAGATTTTGAAATAAACGTAATTGGTGCAGTAAAAGCAATTCAAAAATATTTACCTTTATTAAAGAATGGAAATGCACCTTCTATCCTACTATTTAGTACAGTCGCTGCTAAATTAGGAATGCCATATCATGCTAGTGTTGCAGCTGCAAAATCTGCTGTGGAAGGTTTAACCAAATCATTAGGAGCAGAGTTAGCACCAACAATTCGAGTTAATGCTATTGCGCCTACTGTAACTAATACAGATCTAGCAGCAAAATTATTACGGAATGAAAAAATGATTGAGAATATTACAGAACGTCATCCTCTTAAAAAGTTTTTAAATCCAGAAGAAGTTGCAACAATGGCAGAATTTTTAACCTCGGAAAAAGCAGCATCAATATCAGGTCAAATTTTTCAAATGGATTGTGGTATTGTTAGCTTTAAAATATAA
- a CDS encoding glutathione peroxidase — MNPFKIFARTLFSKETDNINSLQSIYNIEINGINGKPIVLSNFKGKHLLFVNVASKCGFTPQYKDLQELHDAYKEKLVIIGVPCNQFGKQEPGNTKEIETFCEVNYGVTFLISEKTEVKGSNIHPLYKWLTQKSKNGVSSSIVKWNFQKYLVNSEGKLIDYYFSTTKPTNVKITKHLK; from the coding sequence ATGAATCCATTCAAAATATTTGCACGTACATTATTCTCAAAAGAAACAGACAACATAAATAGTCTCCAATCTATTTACAATATAGAAATTAATGGCATAAACGGTAAACCTATTGTGCTTTCCAATTTTAAAGGCAAACATCTTTTATTTGTCAATGTAGCTTCTAAATGTGGTTTCACTCCTCAGTATAAAGATCTGCAAGAATTGCATGATGCATATAAAGAAAAATTAGTAATTATTGGAGTGCCTTGTAATCAATTTGGCAAACAAGAACCTGGAAATACTAAAGAAATAGAGACCTTTTGTGAAGTAAATTATGGTGTCACTTTTTTAATTTCTGAAAAAACAGAAGTTAAAGGCAGTAACATACATCCACTATATAAGTGGCTGACACAAAAGAGTAAAAATGGAGTTTCTAGCTCTATTGTAAAGTGGAATTTTCAAAAATATTTAGTAAATTCTGAAGGAAAATTAATCGATTACTATTTTTCTACTACAAAACCTACAAACGTTAAAATAACTAAACACTTAAAATAA
- a CDS encoding Lacal_2735 family protein encodes MFGLFKKTTEAEKLQKQYEKLLKESFNLSKSNRSASDAKMAEAEAIQDKIMALK; translated from the coding sequence ATGTTCGGATTATTTAAAAAAACAACTGAAGCAGAAAAACTTCAAAAGCAATATGAGAAATTATTAAAAGAATCTTTTAATCTCTCTAAATCGAATCGTAGTGCTAGCGATGCTAAAATGGCTGAAGCAGAAGCCATACAAGATAAAATAATGGCCTTAAAATAA
- a CDS encoding TspO/MBR family protein has product MKFVKYIIFFLIINFGSLAFGSWLMDNGPMTTWYQSLNQAPWTPPGWVFGVAWTLIMISFSVYLSYLFLKADSNKLRLAFAIQVFLNVIWNYIFFNQHLVSLGLVIISALTVVVFTFFFSNLKTMKSKSYLLLPYMIWLLIATSLNAYILFYN; this is encoded by the coding sequence ATGAAGTTTGTAAAATACATTATCTTCTTTCTAATCATAAATTTTGGAAGCCTCGCTTTTGGTAGCTGGTTAATGGATAACGGACCAATGACCACTTGGTATCAATCACTAAACCAAGCACCTTGGACGCCTCCAGGTTGGGTTTTTGGAGTTGCGTGGACTTTAATAATGATTTCTTTTTCTGTTTATTTAAGCTACTTATTTTTAAAAGCAGATAGTAATAAGTTAAGATTAGCTTTCGCTATACAAGTATTTTTAAACGTAATATGGAACTATATATTTTTTAATCAGCATTTAGTCTCTTTAGGCTTGGTTATTATATCTGCCTTAACAGTGGTTGTTTTTACCTTTTTCTTTAGTAATTTAAAAACGATGAAAAGCAAAAGCTATCTCCTTTTACCGTACATGATTTGGCTCCTAATCGCAACCTCATTAAACGCTTACATATTATTTTATAATTAA
- a CDS encoding SRPBCC family protein, with amino-acid sequence MKIYTFHKKQNLPITKEQAWAFLSSPKNLKTITPDYMGFDILSGADRPMYAGQIIQYIVTPVLGIKTKWVTEITHVVDGEYFVDEQRFGPYALWHHKHFIKEIEGGVEMEDIIDYKVPMGILGQMVNPILVRPKLEEIFKYRTQKLEELFGKY; translated from the coding sequence ATGAAAATATACACATTCCATAAAAAGCAAAACTTACCAATTACCAAAGAGCAAGCTTGGGCTTTTTTGTCAAGTCCAAAAAACTTAAAAACTATTACTCCAGATTATATGGGATTCGACATACTTTCGGGAGCAGATAGGCCAATGTATGCTGGACAAATAATTCAATACATAGTTACACCTGTTTTAGGGATTAAAACTAAATGGGTTACAGAAATTACTCATGTTGTAGATGGTGAATATTTTGTAGACGAACAACGCTTTGGTCCTTACGCTTTATGGCATCACAAACACTTTATTAAGGAAATTGAAGGTGGTGTTGAAATGGAAGATATAATAGATTACAAAGTACCTATGGGTATTTTAGGGCAAATGGTTAATCCCATTTTAGTAAGACCAAAATTGGAAGAGATTTTTAAATATCGAACACAAAAGTTAGAAGAATTATTCGGGAAATATTAA